From Anopheles funestus chromosome 3RL, idAnoFuneDA-416_04, whole genome shotgun sequence, a single genomic window includes:
- the LOC125767646 gene encoding uncharacterized protein LOC125767646 has product MYSYRSRILICVITTINGNSMRIYNVTNDPLVIIPLGKATLRTGSLRILHPINITQLEDVIMNNDEKIKNQLNLNALDKIVKFKVNKLHETFRKISPHSVRTKRWDSIGTAWKWIAGTPDAEDLHIINSTLNALIEQNNRQILINDKIDERIQDVTNIANNVLRLEEERLQERSYEIIQLVSISNIDLLQDYLETIEEAILLAKQGIPSSKLLSLADLNQMVTFLAEHDIHVATTEELLVNAKAQVSMNKTHVMYILKYPYESKETFEYWYIDSILKDKKRLFLNNNHIIKNQTHVYESLQPCEEKDNSKYLCDSMHLNPSTECIQRLVQGKHANCTYEKVYYNGLIKRINDEFILINDANITISSNCNNSTRLFNGSYLIQFENCSIYINNEEYPNLETTVQIKSFYSTLGLTATEIDTIDKPPTEYLTNMTLTNREKLQIISLQNDSLAWKINIFGSLWVTFPITIIGVAIFCFIYRCKRTTIRIEQQPATFTSTPMTFQALQRTLRTK; this is encoded by the coding sequence atgtattcTTATCGTTCCAGAATATTAATTTGTGTAATTACTACAATTAACGGAAATTCCATGAGGATCTACAATGTAACAAATGATCCACTAGTAATAATACCATTAGGAAAAGCAACGTTAAGAACAGGAAGTTTAAGAATTTTACATCCTATTAATATAACGCAATTAGAAGATGTTATAATgaataatgatgaaaaaataaaaaatcagttaAATTTAAATGCGCTCGACAAGATTGTAAAGTTCAAGGTTAACAAGTTGCATGAAACGTTTAGGAAGATTAGTCCACATAGTGTACGTACTAAACGCTGGGATTCTATCGGCACCGCATGGAAATGGATTGCTGGAACACCCGATGCTGAAGATCTACATATTATAAATTCCACGCTCAATGCGCTTATTGAGCAAAATAATCGTCAAATACTAATCAACGATAAAATAGACGAACGCATACAAGATGTtacaaatattgcaaacaaCGTTCTACGACTAGAAGAAGAAAGACTGCAAGAAAGATCATATGAGATAATACAACTAGTATCGATTTCTAATATCGACCTGCTACAAGATTATTTGGAAACCATCGAAGAAGCTATATTGCTAGCAAAACAAGGAATACCGAGTAGCAAACTCTTATCACTAGCAGATTTGAATCAAATGGTAACTTTTCTCGCCGAACACGATATCCATGTAGCTACTACAGAAGAATTGTTGGTAAACGCAAAAGCACAGGTATCAATGAACAAAACGCATGTAATGTATATACTGAAATATCCGTATGAATCCAAGGAAACATTTGAATATTGGTACATTGATTCGATTTTAAAGGATAAAAAACGACTTTTCCTTAACAATAATCATATCATCAAGAATCAAACACATGTTTATGAGTCGCTACAGCCATGTGAAGAAAAAGACAACAGCAAATACCTTTGCGACAGCATGCATTTAAATCCGTCAACTGAGTGCATACAAAGATTGGTACAAGGCAAACATGCCAACTGCACTTACGAAAAAGTCTACTACAACGGAttgataaaaagaataaacgaTGAATTTATTCTTATTAATGATGCAAACATAACGATTTCTTCAAACTGTAACAACAGTACCCGACTCTTTAATGGATCATACCTGATACAATTCGAAAATTGTAGTATATACATAAATAATGAAGAGTACCCAAATCTAGAAACAACAGTACAGATAAAAAGTTTCTATTCAACATTGGGACTAACCGCAACTGAGATCGATACCATAGATAAACCACCTACCGAATATCTCACCAACATGACGCTCACCAATCGAGAAAAGCTACAAATTATCAGTCTACAGAATGATTCGCTGGCATGGAAGATAAACATCTTTGGATCATTATGGGTAACATTTCCTATAACCATCATTGGAGttgcaatattttgtttcatctaCAGATGCAAAAGAACTACAATAAGGATTGAACAACAACCCGCAACCTTCACGAGTACTCCAATGACATTCCAAGCTCTACAACGGACTTTGAGGACAAAGTAA